The following DNA comes from Triplophysa dalaica isolate WHDGS20190420 chromosome 5, ASM1584641v1, whole genome shotgun sequence.
GTCTGTTCaggattttcttctctttctggGCATAATGAAAGACGTGATTAATTCCATCTTTTcccatcatttaaaatgaaagtactTGGTCCTGTTTGCTGTTGTACTAATATCGGATCCGTAAACTGAGCCTCTCCTTTCTTCACATGAAAGGGTTTCCACATTCTCACCTTATCTCCCACCTTGATGTCACAGAATTTAGATCCTCTCATGCGATCGGTGTAGTGCTTGCTTTTAACGTGTCTGCATTTGACACGATCTCTGACCTGAGTGAATTGGTCAGGACCAACCTCTGGTGGAAGAACATTCAGCTTGGTTTTCATGTTTCGCCCCTTCAGGAGCAGGAAAGGGGTCTCACCTGTCGTGGCATGGGTTGTATTCGGATAGCTCTTCAGCATTGTCAGAACTGTAGATTTCCAGGGTCTACGAGCGACCTCAGCTGCTTGAATACATTCTTTAAGCACCCTTTTAAAACGCTCAATGGCCCCATTCACCTGAGGGTGGTTAACACTCGTTTTAATGTGCTTGATTCCTTGCAATTTCAGAAACTCTGCAAATTCAGAAGAAGTGAACTGCGGTCTGTGTAGTTACTGAGGAAGCAAAAACAATTTCCGGCCATTTACTGAAGAAATAGCTCAGTGTTATTGCAAACTTACAATCCACAGCTCCCCTCTCAAATGGACCCCGTCATGATTTTCGGGGTAGGTGAGGTGAGACAgaggacccaggtgcagacagGGAGGTAAAGGAGTTAACAAggcttttaataaacaataaaatacaaaacaaacacccacgagggGATAGCATAACAAAACATGGAACAAGAACAAGGACTGACTAAACTAGGACCAACTCACACTTGAcattaaactacaataaactagaCTACATAACATCAGGGAACAAGAACTCGCCCAAATGACATACGAGACTAACACAATGatccagcacaagacaagagacacatggtcaatataaagggaaccaaatcaagaggggacaggtgcaggggataaactaattaaacaactaggaaacaggagggcaggaacaatgacaagaccggagagagagtgtATGGCAACAAATTGGCCAAAATCTCTcttccacataaaacaaaggaTCTTGTCTAATTCCGCCTCGAGATTTCGATAGCGATAGGACCTTTCGGGTACTCCACAGGCTGCATTGGTGCTGTGACCGTTTTGCAGATTTATCACTGGCTTGGCAGTTCACACACGAAAGTTGAATGGTGTGAGCAAGATCATCCATATGTGGCCAGCAGTTCAAGTCTCTTAGAATCTGCTTGGTCCATACTAGTCCCTCATGGGCAAGATGAACAAGGCGTTCCCGTAATACACAAGGAACTACCAACCGATTTTCTCTGAAGATCAACTGGGATTCCACAGCCAGTTCATGTCTAACAAGGAAGTAGAGACATAAGTCATTGGAGACAGACTTTTGCAGTTTCGGCCAACCTGACTTAATCGTTTGTCACAAGTGAGACAACTCGGGGCAGTCCTCACATTCAGCTTTAAAGTCAGGAAGCGGTAACGCAGTCAAAAATGTCTGGATTTCAGCAACCTCAGAAATCAAATCCTGTTCAGTAACCACATCAGTTTAGCAAAGTGACCCTTCTTTCCACATAGTCTGCATGTTAGCTAAGCGGCAGGACAATTTTTATCTGAACCACATCCGTAGCATTGTCGACGTTGTTGCCCAGATGCTGTTTGTTTATGATCCTCTGTTTGTCTATGAACAGCCTTTGGTTGTTTAGTCATGTGTGCGCTCCTTCCACTTTTGCCATATTTAGAAGTCACACTAACTGCTTGCACTGACTTCATTGTAGTAGTAGGGttacaaaacaatgacaaattCCTTACGGCAGCTTCTACTTCACACGATTGTAACCGCTTTCTCTAACATGACATCCTCCTCTAGTAGCAATTTGTCCTTTACAGCAGCCAACAAATCATTCGCTTTCAGCTGATCACGGAGCATTTCACTCTCCATTTGCCCAAATGCACACGGGGCAGCTAACCTTCTCAAAGCAGCAACGTATATGTTGTGGTACTGAGGGAGAAAAGACAACAGATGATAAATAAAATCTTATCGTTTTTTGATGTTTCCTATAGAACTCTGAGacttttaaaaccctttaaaagTGTAAGGATATTTACCCTGGGGACCAGAAGGTTTGAATGCGAGCAGAAGGGCATTCtgtgtgctgtgtttttgtgacatttctccactttgtttcaggtgtgtgtgattCCTTGCCTCAGATAGAAAACGCAATGCCTGTCAATTCGACCAAACATGTTAAGGATCAGATTCGCTTTAACTGTGTGGATGGCTTTGTGAGGAAGGCAGGGACATCTAATCTCTTCCGCTGCGTTGAAAAAAACGGCAAATCAACCTGGATCCCAGCCATTCAACTTCTTTGCATACGTAAGGATGTTATGGTTACACACAGATACATGACTGAACAAGATGTATAAGAATAGTGGTGCTTGGCAAAATATCCACCTACAATTGGTTTCCACAGCCATTATTTAGGCCCAGAATATTGTAGAGATTCTTGATTTTTGTAAGCAACCACCCAAGGCTGCAAAATAACTgcataataacataaaacatgttatttttagaCCACCTTAGAAACCACCATACAAGCCTTTGCAACCACCCAGAACCCCCTCAGCATTATTGTGTTGACTTTTGCTGGGCGAAGCACCACTTACTGTTTTCTTAAGGAACTATACTTTTTCATCCTTACAAATAGCATTTAActaatatgtaatttttttgtatttctgccCTTAAGGGGATCCCAAAAAGCCAACACGTAAGTACCAGTTTCCTCATTTCAACTAACCAGTCGTGGGGCAGTAGTGGGGGCAGTCGTGGGGCAGTAGTGGGGGCAGTAGTAGAGGCAGCAGTGGGCTAATGATTAGAGAGGCGGACATGTATCCCAGCAGTTGGAGGTTCAATCTCAGCAGGGATTGTTGGTGGGTACAGTGAATAACGGACGCTCTCTTCCACCTTCAATACCACAGCTGAGGTGAgatccttgagcaaggcactaAACTCCAAACTGGTCCCCAGGCGCCACAGCAAAAATGTCTGGCCACTACTCCGCATGTGtgttcactgtgtgtgtgttacttaCTGCTGTCTGTGTGCACTTGGGTGaaatacagagcacaaattctgaGTATGGGAGGGCACTTTCACTCCAACCAGCATCTTTTACATTCAGTTGGATAAtagaacattattattataaaataagagTATGAATCTTTTACATCCAGTTGTATACCAGTCTTATTACAGCATACAACTGGTATACTATTcatctgtcaaaaaaaaaaacattccagtAGTTAATGGCTGTATGCCcacaaaaaaatgagtttgCAGGCAGATTCCAGTAAATTACCACAAATGACAGTTTTTAAAACTGACATAATATAAACTGTTAATATACAGAGCGCATTTTACAGGCAAaattaattcaattacagtataCTACCGTTGATAATTGTAATAGTTTGGGATGCAGCatgtttccaaaataaatgtttgggctaaaatgtcctgtttttttatttgtatcaaCAGATCCCCCCAAAACTGAGGAGACTTTCACAACATCCACCACAGAAAGAGCACAGACTTCTAGAATTCCCGGAACAAGCATGCCATCAGCAGGTATAATTGTCTTTCTATGCATCCATTTGTTAGTTTTCTTTTGGCTCACACCAACGCTAATTACACACTTCAGCAACAGCTTTTGGAGCAACGAATGAATTTGCTACATCCGAAACAAGAACAACTACCACCCTGACAACTCTGAAGACGACAACAAAAGAAACAGTGTCGATTACAACAACCAAAGAGGTTCCCTCTTCAATATCCAGCATTTGCACAAGCAGACAAAACCTGACAGCAAAGTCATCACCAACACAATCAGAATCGTTGACTACAGCAACAGGTGAAGCCATTAACTGTAATGGGCTGATCGGAAGGGGGCTAAAtggctgaaaatgaaaattctgtcattgttaacCTTCACacgttccaaacctttataacgTCTTTGAAAAAGGAGAACTCATGAGAAATCatcaaacagaaatgaaaaaatattgagGGCAACTGTCCTGCAGAGTTCAGTTCCATCCATTGATCTGTAATAAACAACTATGATGTCATAACCTTGAAACCACTGCAGAACTATATTGGTACAGTACTATTGCTAtgtccgaaatcgcatactaTGACATTATGTACTGGATTTTATTGAGTACCCACCTATAGATcgttaaaacagtacgttctatgGTATGAGTGGGAgaagtatgaatacatttcggacatactgcatccgccatgttttataGTCTTGTGACCCATATGCTCTTTGAGCTGTGACGTAATAATAACAACCGTTGTTAAGTAGACCATCCAGGTTTTTCTCACCTACtgtttttttgcatactgaggtgtCGGACATACTATTCGTGACTCATACTTATTTTTGTCTACtttatagtatggaagtaggagATTTCAGACACAGGCCCAGTGTTTGTTGACTTGGTGGGTTTCTAGTCATAGCTTGGGGCGTGGCGTGGGGCGGAGTTTGCATGGGGAAAATGATCCCTGACTGTAAAAGCAGGGTGTTTACCCAGTATGGCGAACACTTTTGCATTGTCTTCTGAACTAAGGTTTCGATTATTTTGCTGATTTCGCTTACTGATTTTTGCGCACAGTATAGTATGTAATTTGGCAATTTGGGACACTAGGATATAGTTAAGTGGTTCCCTAATCAGATACACCTGCCTGTAATATTAAAGAAATCCAAATCTTGATAAGAGGTGCTTTCACAACATAACGTTTGCAGCTTGTGGGCTGGGACTTTTTTGAGGGCTACGGCTGTTTTTgctattgaaataaattatcCCCATTCCAAAGACGCGGCCAGCTTCGAGTAGAACGCCACATTCTTTATATATGGAGATAACAGTAATTGCGATACGGCGTGACCGCAGAATTGACTTTGCAGGACTTTGACCCTCCAGGACCAGGGACCGGATTCACCGAACAATCTTAAGAAGAAAATTCTTCTTAACTCCcatattttttcttcaattCAAATTTAGGAATAAAGACAGGAATGTTTCATATTTAcgaaaaaaactaaacttaagACGGTTCCTAATTTTCCTTTAAAGTTCCTAAAGATTGATTTATAATGtatatgtcattttattcttttgaaaaaattaagatgATCTTCAAAGTATATTTGAGAACTTCTTAAAAAGGAACATTCTTATGAACTTCCtataatttttcttaaagggacagttcacccaaaatgaaaatgctgtcatcaattactcaccctcaggttgtttcaaaacaGTATAAAGTTTTGTTGAACACTGTAGCAaacttcattaaaaggaaggaaggagtcgggaaccggcaaacatttaaacatttaataaagtaatttaagagctggcggcccctcacggacgaccgccggcgaacaaaacatgaacataaatataaatacaaacataacataagttcgggcccggtcctctctcttcgacggtccggtcgctcgttccttttatatgctcccatctcctacgtgattcgaggccggtgtgcgcacagctggcgctaattcacaattactcaccggactcgaaccacagtcttgccccgcctactctactacatacccccatcacccctcacaggccgggggtacccccgcgactgtgcaagctccctccccctccttcggggggggtggggtggggggtatgcagcgacgagacgagacaacggagacgggagccctcggagcgaccggaaagagagaggggagagaaaaaaaaaattatagtccggttccctgacatgctgccgcttgttcctcaaccagccggagtactctttcgcggtgccttgcggtggccctggggcttcggtggacggctcgaccgtccgccccctggcggccggcggtggctcctcctaaATCTGGGAGTCGGgtcgggttccccgtcccctgctccgcccccttgggcggacggacgcaggctccggcctctggcgggcggtggccgcactcggcgcttccgccccctgctcctccccctcgggtgacggacgcaggctccggcctctggcggacggcggcaactcccccgctcccgcttggacgaaagccaccccacctcgacccaggggcgcggcagcaaaggtcgccgttccaccgaaggtttgacggtggccgcactgtgcacttccgtttcccagagccaccgcttcgggcagccactggcggacgcccttcgtccgcgctgcccgaactctccggtaccgcgaggccactcggcggcgaggactctccaacagcatgtctctcctacctcccgggtttcggcaccaatgtaacacatctcaataaaatggaaggaaggaggcgggatccggaagatattttatacatttaataaattaatataacagccggcggcccctcacggacgaccgccagcgaacaaaacatgaacataaatataaatacaaacataacataagttcgggcccggtcctctctcttcgacggtctggtcgctcgttccttttatatgctcccatctcctacgtgattcgaggccggtgtgcgcacagctggcgctaattcacaattactcaccggacttgaaccacggtctcgccccgcctactctactacaaacacaaataaagatacttggaagaatgttagcaattttcagttctgggacatccactaccatagcgggaatttgttttacttttttgttctgttaaacagaaaatatgttttgaagaatttaaaaataacaaacagttctgaggcaactttgactaccattcagtttttcctactatggtgatcAATGATGcccggaactgaaaattactaac
Coding sequences within:
- the il15ra gene encoding interleukin-15 receptor subunit alpha isoform X1, which translates into the protein MHVLIIFIFAMAEYLHNIAAANGVCDSLPQIENAMPVNSTKHVKDQIRFNCVDGFVRKAGTSNLFRCVEKNGKSTWIPAIQLLCIRDPKKPTHPPKTEETFTTSTTERAQTSRIPGTSMPSAATAFGATNEFATSETRTTTTLTTLKTTTKETVSITTTKEVPSSISSICTSRQNLTAKSSPTQSESLTTATESHKEGTFSDMDKSTIGGTVGVVVILCLTAVVFLLWWRSRHRASNATNDIQLHHSNNATCTYYIPVPVSDFKHCSAELNIADAADASTAVTK
- the il15ra gene encoding interleukin-15 receptor subunit alpha isoform X2 translates to MHVLIIFIFAMAEYLHNIAAANGVCDSLPQIENAMPVNSTKHVKDQIRFNCVDGFVRKAGTSNLFRCVEKNGKSTWIPAIQLLCIRDPKKPTHPPKTEETFTTSTTERAQTSRIPGTSMPSAAFGATNEFATSETRTTTTLTTLKTTTKETVSITTTKEVPSSISSICTSRQNLTAKSSPTQSESLTTATESHKEGTFSDMDKSTIGGTVGVVVILCLTAVVFLLWWRSRHRASNATNDIQLHHSNNATCTYYIPVPVSDFKHCSAELNIADAADASTAVTK